ACGCTCGGAGCTTTTGGACGCGACTTTTTAAGATCTGCGGCCAAGTAAGTGCGCACTTAATTAATCGATTTACAGAATTTCCCAAGTTATAAATTCTAAACTTTAATGACAGTCCCTGAAATTTCCGTCATCCTACCGACCTACAACGAGAAAGAGAATATTCCGGTTCTTCTTCCAAAAATTGCCCATGCTCTTCGGAAGTTTTCGTATGAGATCCTACTTGTGGATGACAATAGTCCGGACCGTACCTGGGAAGTGGCAGAAAATCTAAAAAAGAATCACAAGGAACTTTTCGTTCTCCGAAGGATGGAAGGACGGGGTCTTTCCTCAGCGGTTCTTGCGGGAATGTCGATCGCAAAAGGGAACGTTTTTGTCGTAATGGACGCGGATTTACAACACGACGAATCGATTCTTCCAAATTTAGTGGAACCGATTCTCACAAAAAAATCGGAGATTTCTATCGGAACGAGATATACGGACGGTGGATCGACTTCGAATTGGTCCTGGATCCGAAAAAGTCTAAGCTTTATCGCGACCACACTCGCGAATTTTTTTTTACCGATTCCTGTTTCCGATCCGATGAGCGGTTTTTTTGCGATTTCAAAAGAATACTTTGAAAAGACCGCAGATTTCATCAACCCGAGAGGATTTAAGATTCTATTAGAATTTCTGCATAGGTCGGAAATAAAGCCGAGAATTTCGGAAGTTCCTTTCACCTTTCAAAGCAGACGATTCGGCAAAACAAAGTTGGACGGTTCCGTGATCCGAAATTATTTAGTCGCGCTTTTGGATCTTCGTTTTGGAAAACGAATCTCCCCTACTTTTCTTCTCTATTCTTTGGTCGGATCCTCCGGCGTTATTGTAAATCTATTCGGACTCTTGATCGCGGAATCCCTTCATTTTCCCGAGTTGAGGACCCCTTTTCAGTTTCTGAATCCGTTCCACAGTTCGGTCTTGTTCGGAATCGAAATCTCTATTCTTTCCAATTTTTTTCTGAATAACTATCTCACATTTTATGAAAAAAGATACGATGGAATTCGAATCGTTCAAGGTTTGATTCTTTTTCATCTCGTCAGCCTGATTGGACTTCTGATCCAAATCAGCGTTTTTCAATTTCTATATCATAGAATCTTTATATCCGAATTCAATTCTTCCGGACTTCGCATTAAATTCTTCTCAGATTCGCTTGCTATTTTAGCCGCGATGATTACAAATTACTTCTTAAACCTAAACGTTACATGGAAAGGTTCGAGAGACGAATCCCGTTTCTAAAGGAGTTTTATGCCTAAAGTGTTAGTTCCTTTCGCGGAAGGAATGGAAGAAATGGAGGCAGTCATCATTGTGGACGTCCTCCGAAGAGCGAAGATCGAAGTGACGAGCGCATCGCTCCAGGAAGGCTTCGTTACCGCATCCCGAGGAGTTCGCCTTTTGGCGGACACGTCTCTCGATCATATCGATTTCAAAACGTTTGATATGATCGTTCTTCCAGGAGGGAACGGTGGCACCAAAGCTCTCGCTTCGGATAAAAGAATCTCCGATTTTCTAATCGAAGCGAAAAGGAACGGGCAATGGATCGCGGCCATTTGCGCCGCTCCCAGTATTTTAGTACATCAGAATATTCTCACAAACCAGGACCGTTTTACGTCTTTTCCCGGTGTTGTTTCGGAGGCTCCCGGTTATACCGGATCGAGGCTCGAAATTTCCGGCAAGATCGTGACGAGCGTCGGCCCGGGATCCGCTTTCGAATTCTCCTTAGAGCTTGTAAGAATTCTTCGTGACGAAAAGACGATGTTGGAAGTAAAAGAAGCCCTGCAATTGCCTAAATGAAGAATTTTTTTAAGATCGCTTCCAGAAACTTTCAGAGAATCACGGCGATCACAGGGGCTGGAATATCCGCAGAAAGCGGAATCCCAACCTTTCGAGGTACGGATGGGCTATGGAAAAACTTTCGCGCGGAAGAATTGGCGACTCCGCAGGCGTTTCAAAAAGATCCACAACTGGTCTGGGAATGGTATCTCTGGAGAAGAAGCGTCATTGAAAGTAAAGATCCGAATCCAGGACACTTCGCTCTCGCAGAATTAGAACAACGTAATGTGAATTTTTTTCTCATCACACAGAATGTGGACGGACTTCATACGAGAGCCGGCTCCAAAAATCTCGTTGAAATCCACGGTAATATTTTCGTCAACCGTTGCACTTCCTGCACAAACGAAATCAAAACTTCGATAGTCGATCAGAACGAGACCCTTCCACAGTGCAATGTCTGCGGTTCTCTCTTTCGTCCGGGTGTCGTTTGGTTTGGAGAATCCTATGATCGATCGAAACTCAACGAGTCGATTCTGAGAATGCAGAACACAGATCTTTTATTGATCATCGGTACATCCGGTGCAGTGAGTATGCCGGTTTATTTGGCTGAAATTGCAAAAGAAAGCGGAGCGATTCTTATTGAAATCAATCCGGAGAGAAGCTCTTTTTCATCTTCCGTAGATCTTTTCGTACAAGGTAAAGCCGGAGAAATTCTTCCCGAACTCGTAGCAGAAATGTTCTCGCCTTAATTCCAAACGAGCGACTCTCGTTCCTTCCTACTCTTCTACAAAGTCAAGGCCTTCATTCATTTCATCCTTGTATTTTTTTGTAATGAATCCGAAAGTGAAAAAACAGTCATTTCTATTTGTTAGAATCTATATAAAAAACGCACTTGAAAGATGAATTTATTCTTCACGCAAAGATTCATCCGGAAAGAAAAGGAACGGAAAAGCTTGCATATTTTTTCAAAAATTTTTAAACGAAAAAAAAACCGAAACGAATCACAAGAAAGCGGTTATGAATCGGAAAATTCCGGATGGACGGCAATCGACGAAATTACCAACCGAATCTATCCAACTCAAAGACTGGACTCGGTAATTTCTCCTAAAATCATGCCGATCCATGATCGCACTGGTAAAACAATACTATTTCAATTGGCGGTGTTCGATTTTGAGGACCACTGGCTTTACGTTAGTTATGGTTGTAGCGAACTTTTTGAAAAAACTTGGGAAGACTCTGAATGGAGCGGCTTAGGTTACGAATTGACGTTGAGACTAAAGAAGAATCGACTCGCTGTTCCCCCTATGTGGCCAATGCCTGTAATGAACGATCTGGCATTTTATGCTTTACAGGGCCATGAACTTAGACCAGGACAAAGCATCAACTTCGGTGGTCCTATCGATGGAGAAGAGGAAACGAAATTGACCGGCTTCCTTTTTCTAAAAGATCGTGAATTGCCTTCGATTGACACTCCGAACGGGAAATTACAGTTTTTGCAACTCTATGGACTCGACAAAAATACTTTGGAGAAGATAAAATCGGAAGGCACTCATAAACTCATTGCCTCTTTGGAACAGGATACAAGTAATTTGTTAACGGACATAGACTGATTCTTATTGGTTGATTTCCGAATCTTGAAGAATCTCTTCGATAACAAAATTAGGTAGAAACGATCCGATTAGGAATCCGATTTGCTCGATTCCCCTTTTTGCAATTCGATGCCGGGCATCGATACATATCCCGGCAAGTCTTCTATTCGTTTCAACCAATCGCATACATTCGGGAAAGGTCGTACATCTATCTTTCCCTCGCTGGCCAAAGCGATATATGGATACATTGCTAAATCGGCGATCGTCACTTTTTCTGCGGCGAGCCATGGATGTTTTTTTAGATGATCTTCCAGGAGGGACAAGAGTTGATTTGTGATGTAAACGGCTTCTTCTACCGGAATCGATCTTCCAAATCGATAATGAGCGCGTAACGCCGCCGGACCTCTGGTCACTTCGTTTGCAGACGTCGAAAGCCATTCCACTACTTTTGCGCTCCCGATTCCGGACCGAGGAAACCATTCTCCGTTTCCGTATTCCACTGCGAGGTAAACGAGAATGGCATGACTATCTCGAATAAACACACCTTTGTCTTTCAAAACCGGCACTTGTCCCAAAGGATTTATTTTGAGAAATTCTTCTGACTTTTGTTCTCGTTCGGCGCTGTTTAGGGAACGACTCGTATATTCCAAATTCAACATAGACAAGAGCATTCTGACCTTGTGACAATTTCCGGATACGGCGAATTCAAATAGTTCCAAAACTCCTCCCTTCCCTTAGAAAAAAAATCTTCCTGATTTCATCCTTATTCTTCTTTTCCTCGTTTCCGAAAGATTCTTACTTCGGAAGTCGAGTAAAGATAAAATCGGCGTAGTCATTAAAACAACTCGGCGACATATGACCTGGGTCGCTAAAATCGTCGCAGTGATACAACGGATCTTCGTTCATATTCCAGAACGCAGTTCCAGTCGATTGATGCAAACGGTTCAAAATCGGGATCATTATATCATACGGAGTTCTTTCGTCTTTTTCGTTCGTTAAGACTTTTTTTGTTTTATAGAGTTCAAAATAAGGACGAGAAACCCGCACCCAAATCGTTGCGTAAGGAACTCCCAATCCTTTCGCGATAGAAATCGCATCCTCTTGATTGGACATCATTTTTGGATTGAACGTAAACGGAGTGAGATAGGATTTAAAATCCGTGTTCGATCTTTTTTTGAGTAGCTCCGGAGAAAGGACGATCTTGGGACTCGAGTCGGAGGTCGCGCTTCCCCTTTGTTTTTTTAGATTCTCCGTAATCTCGTCCCGGAGTTTGCTATACCCCTTTGCCATCGCTCCTCCGTCCTTGACTCGAGCTCGAATCACATTCCAGCGAGGCCGATTTTTTAGAGTATGGAATAATTTTTTTCCAATAAACCCGGTAAGATCGGAAGAAGAATATCGATCCGCGTGACGGAAAACAAACGACGGGCTGAGTCCGTAAAACAGAACCTCGTCCAAAGTCAAAACGGAGGAAGAATTGAAAATCTCGATCGATTCGTCCATTAGTATAAAATCCGGTTTGACTCCGTCGGATTGAAACCGCTCCAACCAATAAAGATAATAATCGGGAGAACCGCCGGGAACCGAAAAGTTGAACAGAATCCAATTCGGATATTTTTTTTCTATATAATCGTTTCTAAAAAGGAGAGCCCTCGAATTTCCAAAATAGACAAGAACCTTCTTTCTTTCCTTCTCTTGCAGATAACCTTTCAATTCTTCAAACAAAAATTCCTTGTGACGAAAGTTAAGATCGGAAAGCGTAAGCGAGTAATACGGTTCCAAGGTCGTGGAACTCACAATCTTATCGATACTAAAGGCGATGAGAAAGATGACAAAAGGAACGATTAGAAATCGGTTTCGAAACATTCTATTTTCCTAAAACTTATAATAGATAAACGCGCCCGAGTCTTCCGAAAACAAAGCGAGCAAGAATAGGGTGACAACGCCTACAATGGTAAGAAGCCAAGGATCGTATTTTCGGAAGCGTTTCCAAAATTCGGGAACATACTGGACCCAATTGAATAAGACAAGCGCCAGGAATAAATAGAAGAATTTTTCCACATTCTCCATTTGATTGAGTAGAAAAAAAGAATTTCCGTCGATCAATCGCCCCGCTTCCCCGATCCAAGCCGTTCCTGAAGAACTTGAAAGTTCCGATTCGATCGAGGTAGGAGAATTCTTGAATATTCCCAAAACATGTTGTACCATCGTTTTTGCGTTATCCGCTCGAAACAATACGGCGCTAAATGAAAATAAAAGAAAAACGGTCGTTGCCTTGAGAACTTTTAGGATTGTACTTTTTTCCGGTGTGAGTTTCCAACCGAGCGTATTCTCCATATAACGTTCTCCAGCGAGCAATACTCCCCAATAAAATCCCCAAGCGATAAAGGTATAATCCGCTCCGTGCCAAAAACCTCCAATCGTCATCGTAAGAATCAGATTGAGATGAGTTCTCCACTGCGAAGCGCGACTTCCTCCTAACGAGAAATAGATGTAATCGCGTAACCAAAAAGACAACGTTATGTGCCATCTCTGCCAGAGTTCCCTTCCGCTGAGAGAAAAGAACGGCGCTTTGAAATTTTCGGGAAGATAAAAGCCGAGTAACGCGCCCACTCCTCTCGCCATGTCCGTAAGGCCCGAAAAATCACAGAAGACCTGAATCGAATAACCGATTCCGGCAAGAATCAAGGAAGTTGAATCGTAAACTTCCGGATTCGAATAGATCGGAGAAATCAAACCGGAAGCTGGATCCGCTATCAAGACCTTTTTAATAAGACCGCTGATCATCAGATAACTTCCGTTATAGATTTTATCTCGATCCGGTTCCAGATTCTTTAAGTTCGGAAAAAAATCCCCCGTTCTCATAATCGGACCTGCGATCAAAACCGGAAAAAATAAAACAAAAAGAAAGTATCCTTGGATTGAGATGAGTTCGCTTTCAGGATTTCGTTTGGCATCCACGGCCGCGGCGATCATCTGAAAGCTGTAAAAGCTGATCGCTAAGGGAAGAATGATATGAACGATTCCCTGAATCTCTTGAAAGAACGGATAACCCGTAAGATCCGCAAGAACTCTGGAAAAGAAATAAAAGTATTTGAAAAATCCAAGATTGATACAGTTGAAAAGAACCGCCGCGATCATCCACTTTTTGGAATTCTCACGATCGAGCTTGATTCTCTTATAAAGAATGTAGTTGAGAAGAATTACGAAAACAAAATGAAAGAAAAAAATCCAGGAAAACCAAATATAAAAAAAGGCGCTGGAAAGAATCAAAAAGTCGGGACGATTCTTTTTTGGAATCAACCAATAGATCGTGTAAACGAAGGCGAAAAAAATCGCAAAAGTAACGGAGTTGAACAGCACTGTTTATCTGCCCTTCCTAAATAAATTTTTCCAATATTCGAGTTCGTCCGAGTTTAGTTTTTTGTCTTTGTATTCTTCGCTGTCCGGCTCCGGCTTTTTCGGAGTGGTTTCCGCGAGAACCAAGGTCGCAAATTCTTCGGAAGAGATCGGATGAGCCCCCCATTTTTTTGCGTGAAAAAAAATCTCTTTATCCGAACTGACTACTTGTACATCCGAAGGCCGAGCTTGTGTACGAACAAACTCTTTGATTAAGTCGTCCGCTTTTCTTTCTCGACTAAAATACACGTGCAGTTTTCCAAACGTCTCTTGATAAACTTCACTCGCTATTTCTTTTTTGCCGTCGAAGAAAACGTGAAACGTCAGGTTTTTCTTTTTTTTAGAATAGAACTCGATCAACTCCAAAACTACCGCTCTGGCTTTATTCAGTTGATTTTGATACATCAATTCTTCCGTTTCCGGAAACTTATAAATCAGATTGAAACCGTCAATCGCCACTTGTGAATACATGGAATTGTAGTGACCAGAATCCCATTCTCGTAAATACTGTAAACCAACCTTTCCAGGGAGATAATGAGTAAAATGGCTGATTCCGAACGTAATCCGGTCCGGGTCAACAAATTTAACGTCTGGCATTTTTATCTTTGGCTCCGCGCGTTACCGGGATCCGGGAGAGATCTGTTTCTTCTTTCTCTTGCCACCTTCGACGTCCTTCTTCTTTTGATCTATAATTCTTATAAAGAATTTCTACCCAAAGAACTCTATGCCTACGTCATCGGTTTTGACTTTTTTGTTCTCGTGATTTGGGGTGTGGAACTCATCACAAAATTTAGAAAATCCAAAGACCCGGGAACTTACTTCTCGATGAATTGGTACGAAGTCGTGGGCGTGATTCCCTTTTACTTTCTTCGTCCCTTTTTACTTTTGAGAGGAATCAAGATCCTGATCGCATTCTACAAGTTGGGTCAGTCCGGACAAAACCTAAGCGATATCGTAACGAGAGAAATCACGTTTCGTTTTCGCGACGTCATCGTGGATACGATCGCGGACGCCGTCTTTTTACATTCTTTGGAAAGAGTAGAAGAGGTGATGATTCGTCTCGACTACAGTCAACTCGCCAAACGCGCGTTTGAACTCCACCAAACTCAGTTTAACGCAAAGGTAAACGAATCTCTGCAATCCAAATTCTTATTGGGAGAATTGTCCCGCATTCCCTTTATGGGTGAAATTTCGAAACGACTCGGAGAGGACATCAGCACGATGATCACGGACGTTCTTGAAAATGAAGTGACCGGGGAAATCATGAAGCAGATCACCGAAGCGATTCTCAAAGAAATGGCGAATCACGTAAAAAAACTTCCGATCGAAAGAATCACACGTCCTCTCGAAGTCGAAAGCTCGTTACAGGAAACACCAACGATTCTCAAAAAAGAAGAAGAATCTCCTGAGACTTCGACCGAACCCGAATCGTAATCCGTCTATTCTTCATGAGTTCGATCTTTAACCGCCTTTCTTTTCCTTGGAATTCCACTTCCTTTTCTTTGGCTATCGCCGGCGGAGGTTGTAAGGCCTTTTACGGTCTTGGGGCGGGACTTTCTTTTCGAAAATGGGGTTTGAACCTCTCTGAAATTTCCGGAGTTAGCGCCGGTGCCGCCATGGCGCTTTGTATTCTTTCCGAAAGAGAAGAAGAGAGCATAACGTATTTCGAAGAACTCGCCAGAAGAAATTCTAAAAATTTTCGTTTCCTAAATCTTTTCAAAGGATTGTCTCCGTTTCCTCATGAGAATATTACGAGAAGATCGATTCGTTACAGCCTCGATCTTAAAAAGATCAAAGAATCTTCTGTGAAAGTTTTTATCGGAGCGGTTAAGGCAAAACCGATCCACAAACTCAACGGAAACAAAACTTCCGTTTCTCGTTTGATATCCAGAACGATGCAGGCTTATATCCAAGACGAAAGAGATAAACAAAAAGGAAGAATACCGAACCGCGTTCAGTCGATCTTTGACGAATGGAATCTGGAGAACATCGTCTATTCTGAAAAAGATCTCGTTGAGTCGAAAACGGTAGAACAGATTCTACTCAATTCTTCTTCGGTCCCTCCGGTCGTTTCGCTTCAAAGAAAGAATGATGAATTCTTTTTGGACGGAGGTCTTACCAACAACTTACTTCTGGAATACTTCTCCCCATCTCAGCCAAAAATCGGAATCTACTACGAGGACAACACGATCGTGGGAAAGTCGGAATCCGTATTAAAGAATACCTTTCTTTTTAAACCCTCTCGCCCTCTTTCGATCAGCGCCTTTGATTATACGAATCCGATCGGAGTGCGAGCGACTTTCGAATTAGGAAAGCAAGACGCGGAAGAACGAAAGGATGAGATTTTGGATTTTATTCAGAAGGTTCGATAAAAAACACTTGCGATTCTTTTTCGAACGTTTAAAATTTTTTAACTGAGAGGAGTGTTTGCTTTATGAAATCCGTAGAAACTTGGTTCGGCGAATATGCCGACAGTCACAGAAATCCGATCAATAAAAATATCCATTGGATCTGCGTTCCGTTGATTTACTTTACCGTCATCGGTCTTCTTTGGTCGATTCCGGTTCCTTCCGTTTTTGCCTCCATCCCCTATCTGAACTTCGCGACCATCTCACTGGTGTTAGCTCTTGCGTTTTACATTCGGCTTTCTCCTGCGCTGGCTTTTGGAATGTTGGTTCTGACTTCGCTGATGATCTATTTGATCATTCTCTTACAAGCAACTGTACTTCCAGTAATGATCGGGGCTTACGCATACGGACTCGTGGATCTTTCCGTGACCATTTTCGTTCTCGCCTGGATCGGACAGTTTATTGGTCACAAGATCGAAGGTAAAAAACCTTCCTTCTTCAAAGACGTTCAATTTTTGATGATCGGCCCAATATGGCTTTTAGGCTTCGTATATCAAAAATTGAAAATCGCATACTAAACGTTACGGCTGAAGTCTCATGGGAACCGTTTCCGCCCAATCTTCTTGACCGGTAGAAGCGGTTCCATCATCAAGTTATACGAGTTCTGGAAAAATATAGATCGAGGGTTTCCGATGCCAAAGATAGTCAATCATGAGAAATACAAAATAGAAATTCTATCCAAGTGTGTGGATATCCTTGCAAGAAGGGGATATTCTGCGGTATCGATGAGAGAGATCGCCACCGAGTTGGACGTATCCACAGGAACTCTCTATCACTATTTCGCTACCAAAGAGGATATATTTAAGGAATTGGTGAAGTTCGTCCTCAACAAGGACATAGAAGAATTACAACTTTATTCCAAAGGTAATCCCGGACAAACCCTCGAAACAAGAGTAGAGTCTTTGTTTCAGATGATCCAAGCGCGGGAATCTTATTTTCAAAATCTTCTGTATATCATCTGCGATGTTTCGAGACTCAAAAACCACGAAGAGGAAAAGGTTCTGATCGCGGATGCGATGAAGGAATACGTCAATATCATCACGAAACACCTGGGAGTAACAAACCCGACCTTAAATCGGATTTTGATTAGTGTCATTTTAGGAACCGTCGTTCAGAGGATCGTAGACGGGGATGCGATCAGCCTGGGAGACACTTCGGAGGTGATCAAAGATTTTATGGCGGTGATCCTTTCCAACTCCTTCACATTCTAAATTCAAAAAATCTTAAAACGATCGAGGACCGCCTTCGTTTCTTTCTGAATTCTCGTCGAATTCCATTTTAGATGTTTTCCTAAGGAACGAAGCAATCGATTCAACTCTTTTTCCTCAGGAAGCCCGGGTACCCCGACGCCGGATCGATGAAAGAAGAAGTCGGTCGCAAAACGGATGTCTTCCCTTCCCGCGATAAATCTCAACTCGCTTTCAAAAAACTTTTCCCCGTTCTGCAAAGTATAAAATTCTTCCTGACCACCGCTCTTAGAAAGAATGGAATACGCTTGCGATCCGTATCGATTGGCGACGATCTCGACCAATTCACCTCTGAGCTTTGGAAATTTTCGACTCAAATCCTGAATCAAAGAAGGAAGATCGGAATAATCCCCTGTCGCGGGAGGAATCACTTCCGTTTCACATTCTCGAAAGTTTCCGGGAAGATAGTCCACTACCTTATCGACGACGGCTTCTCCTACCGCTCGACTCGTCGTATATTTTCCTCCCATCGCGGTAAAGAAGCCCGGAAAGCCTGCGTCTTTATGATCGAATATTTCAGTCTTGCGGGAAGCGTTGTATGTGGAAGTGGTTTCACTAGGATCCTCCACCAAAGGTCTCAATCCACCGTAATAGAAGTCCACATCTTGAAGAGTGAGATCCGTAAAACCGAACGAATAATTCACTTCGCTTAACAATTCCTCGATATCTTTTTTCGTTACTCGAAAAGCGTCCGGGTTATCCGGATATTCCGTATCGGTCGTTCCGATAATCGTTTTATTTCTCCATGGAATGATAAAAATATGAGTTCCATCTTTTTTCTTAGTTACGATCGTTTTATCGCCGCAGATTTTTCTCGTAACGACGTGGATTCCTTTCGATCGGACCAAATTTTTATCAGCAGGAACTCCGGCGAGAGATTCCACAAAATCCGCCCAGGGTCCCGCGGCGTTTACTACGGATTTCGCCTGAAAAACGATTTCTTTTCCGTTTAACTTGTCTTTGGCGACGACCTGATAGGTAGAATCGGAATTTCGACGAATCGAAATGACTTCCGTATAATTTTTGGCGACAGCGCCCTTTTCCCTCGAGGAAAAGATGAACTCGGAAGTATGACGTTCCGGATTTAAATTAAGATAATCATAATAAAGATAAGAGCCCTTTAATTTTTGCCTTTCTAGGCTCGGAGATTCCATGATCGTTTGCTCCTTTGAAAGAAAACTATACTTAGGGATCAAACGATCTTCCGAGATGTTTCGGTTTCTATCAAAGGACAATGCGTTGTACATCTCCATTCCGAGTTTTAAAACGATTCTTTCGGATTGCGAATACACGGGCACGAGAAATCCCATCGTCTGAACCGCATTCGGAGTGATTCTTGCAAGAGTCGCTCTTTCTCTTAGAGATTCCCGAACGAGACCCAATTCAAAATTTTTGAGATAACGCAACCCGCCATGGATGAGTTTGGAAGTCGCTTGACTTGTTCCCGACGCATAATCGTTTTTTTCCAACAGAATCGACTTCAGACCTCGTAGTGTAGAATCCCAAAGCACGTTCGCGCCTGTAATACCTCCGCCCACGATCAGTAAATCGTAGATCGAAGACGTGGATTGTTTGGAAGAAATCGTTTTGATAGAAGCTGACTTTGTTTTTTTTGCCATACCAGTATTTATTTTTTTAAAAATGCCAAGGTCAACCGCTTTTAACTCAAATGAGAAAAATCAAGAATTTTATAATTTGATATCATTGTATATAAATCCGAAAACTCTGATTGAAAAATTTAGAATTCCAATAACCTTAGGAATACGATGACCTTTCCCAATACTCTGAAAAAATACTTCCGTCTCTTCTTTGACATACAGGAAGATAGAATCCGTTTTGCAGAGGAATATGTGGAAGATCTCCATAGACAGGCAAGATTACTTCATTATCCAGGATCGATCATCGGGACCTTTGTTTGGTTGGGTTTTGCGTTAGACACCGATCGAAAACTACATCCTGAGTTTCCGGAACTCTTTTATTTTAGAATCGGTTTGAGCTTACTCAGTTCCTTTTTCTTAATTGCGATCGCAATTGATAAATTTGTAGGTACAAAACTGAGAGGAAAGGGTTTAGAATGGGCTTATATTCTTTTTTTGTATCTTCTGAACGTAACCGCTTTTTTTACCGGAAAAATCGCCGACGATCCCAACTACGTTTCTGGACTTCAGATCGTCGTTATGTCGATGGTCTTTATGCCGTTCCCAAGAAAGGCGTTGATTCTTCTTTATTCTCTTTCGATTTTCAGCTTTTTGATCGCCGTTCTTTTGTATCATCCGAATCTCTCCACAAACCAAGCATCGTATTCGATGCAAAATCTTGCGATCAGCTATCTTCTCGCTTTTTTCAGCGGGTTTATTGTGGAGCGATATCGATTCTCCAACTTCGTCAGTCATTTTAAAATTTTAGAAAAGAATCGTGAGATCTCCGAGAACATGGAACTGATCCAAGGATTAAAGGAAAAACAAGACGGAGATTACTTTCTTACCTCTCTTCTTTTAGATCCGCTCATTGCCAAAAAGACCGAAAACGGTCCGATTCGAATCAACTTCGCGCTGAACCAGTTTAAGAAGTTCTCCTTTCGTGAAAAAGAATACGAATTAGGCGGAGATTATCTCAGCGCTTACGACCTGACCCTGCAAGATAAAAAATTCAAGGCATTTATCAACGGGGATGCGATGGGAAAATCCATTCAGGGTGCGGGCGGAGCGCTCGTATTGGGAGCAGTCTACAACTCGGTGATCATTCGGTCCAGGATGGACCCGGATTCCGCAAACCGTTCTCCGGAACGCTGGCTCAAGGATTGTTTTACGGATCTTCAAAAAGTATTC
This window of the Leptospira stimsonii genome carries:
- a CDS encoding glycerol-3-phosphate dehydrogenase/oxidase — encoded protein: MAKKTKSASIKTISSKQSTSSIYDLLIVGGGITGANVLWDSTLRGLKSILLEKNDYASGTSQATSKLIHGGLRYLKNFELGLVRESLRERATLARITPNAVQTMGFLVPVYSQSERIVLKLGMEMYNALSFDRNRNISEDRLIPKYSFLSKEQTIMESPSLERQKLKGSYLYYDYLNLNPERHTSEFIFSSREKGAVAKNYTEVISIRRNSDSTYQVVAKDKLNGKEIVFQAKSVVNAAGPWADFVESLAGVPADKNLVRSKGIHVVTRKICGDKTIVTKKKDGTHIFIIPWRNKTIIGTTDTEYPDNPDAFRVTKKDIEELLSEVNYSFGFTDLTLQDVDFYYGGLRPLVEDPSETTSTYNASRKTEIFDHKDAGFPGFFTAMGGKYTTSRAVGEAVVDKVVDYLPGNFRECETEVIPPATGDYSDLPSLIQDLSRKFPKLRGELVEIVANRYGSQAYSILSKSGGQEEFYTLQNGEKFFESELRFIAGREDIRFATDFFFHRSGVGVPGLPEEKELNRLLRSLGKHLKWNSTRIQKETKAVLDRFKIF
- a CDS encoding DUF962 domain-containing protein, giving the protein MKSVETWFGEYADSHRNPINKNIHWICVPLIYFTVIGLLWSIPVPSVFASIPYLNFATISLVLALAFYIRLSPALAFGMLVLTSLMIYLIILLQATVLPVMIGAYAYGLVDLSVTIFVLAWIGQFIGHKIEGKKPSFFKDVQFLMIGPIWLLGFVYQKLKIAY
- a CDS encoding TetR/AcrR family transcriptional regulator, which translates into the protein MPKIVNHEKYKIEILSKCVDILARRGYSAVSMREIATELDVSTGTLYHYFATKEDIFKELVKFVLNKDIEELQLYSKGNPGQTLETRVESLFQMIQARESYFQNLLYIICDVSRLKNHEEEKVLIADAMKEYVNIITKHLGVTNPTLNRILISVILGTVVQRIVDGDAISLGDTSEVIKDFMAVILSNSFTF
- a CDS encoding PP2C family protein-serine/threonine phosphatase yields the protein MTFPNTLKKYFRLFFDIQEDRIRFAEEYVEDLHRQARLLHYPGSIIGTFVWLGFALDTDRKLHPEFPELFYFRIGLSLLSSFFLIAIAIDKFVGTKLRGKGLEWAYILFLYLLNVTAFFTGKIADDPNYVSGLQIVVMSMVFMPFPRKALILLYSLSIFSFLIAVLLYHPNLSTNQASYSMQNLAISYLLAFFSGFIVERYRFSNFVSHFKILEKNREISENMELIQGLKEKQDGDYFLTSLLLDPLIAKKTENGPIRINFALNQFKKFSFREKEYELGGDYLSAYDLTLQDKKFKAFINGDAMGKSIQGAGGALVLGAVYNSVIIRSRMDPDSANRSPERWLKDCFTDLQKVFETFDGSMLVSAVLGLVEENTGTLYYLNIEHPWLVLYRDGKASFIDPETHFFKLGVQGISGQVFVKLFQMKPGDKIFCGSDGKDDLVLGENFEGKRKINEDETEFLRRVEEAKGDLSKIEELLLKVGNFSDDYSLLSIEFTEAVSRPIQLDRFSKAKKAALSKDFVGALTIYEANDGKNDFSSEELKLLARLLDKTGNLSEALQKAVLALNLDPADHELLLYTSLLSKRSYSQTKDLSLLKKSEELGERFRLRFPDHIKNLIHLSDVYRLQGNLNRASFLIERAGELDPENERVKEFKDLLRS
- a CDS encoding patatin-like phospholipase family protein, giving the protein MSSIFNRLSFPWNSTSFSLAIAGGGCKAFYGLGAGLSFRKWGLNLSEISGVSAGAAMALCILSEREEESITYFEELARRNSKNFRFLNLFKGLSPFPHENITRRSIRYSLDLKKIKESSVKVFIGAVKAKPIHKLNGNKTSVSRLISRTMQAYIQDERDKQKGRIPNRVQSIFDEWNLENIVYSEKDLVESKTVEQILLNSSSVPPVVSLQRKNDEFFLDGGLTNNLLLEYFSPSQPKIGIYYEDNTIVGKSESVLKNTFLFKPSRPLSISAFDYTNPIGVRATFELGKQDAEERKDEILDFIQKVR